Sequence from the Bacillus sp. es.036 genome:
TCCGGAGATCTGTAGCAACGTATAAAAAACCGTAAAACGTAATGGAAATTTGAGAAGGTATACAACGAATATAATTGAGGCGCCAACGTATACATCTGAATAAATCAATTCAATAAATTGTTTGTTGTAAAATAGCAAAATCCAGAAAAGCGGGAAGATGATAACGGCAAGAGCACGACTTGTAGTTGACCAAAGTCTTAATGCCCCTTCACGGTCCCGTTCAATATTATAGAGTCCTCCTAATTTTGGAAGCATAGCTGTTATGACTGAAACAGTAATAATAGCCATAAATGGTACTTCTTTTGCAGCAATCGAAAAAACAGCAAACGTTTCAACTGCAAAGAATAAGCTGATAATCACTTTGTCTGTTGATTGCATAATGACGTCTAATGCAGTAACAGAACCTACGGAAAGTGTGTATTTAAATTGCTGTTTAATCATCCCAAGATTGATTGAGAAAATAACATTTTCCAAAAATAAGTACATGAGATGAAGTAGGATAACCCGTAAAAATTCCATGATACCAATCGTAATGACGATCCAGTAGAGGTTGTGACTCAGATATGCGACAAGTACAACGGTTATAAGATAAAAAAGATAATATGTTAACGTGAAAATACTAAAGACTTTCACTCTATTACTAGAAACATAAAGGTTCTCAAGGTAACTTCCTAAAATTGTTGCAAAACACCATAACCCAAGCCATATAGAGTATTTTTTAAGATAGCTGTCGTTGAAAAAAAAGCCGTTATGAAAAATCAGGATTAATGCAAGGAAAGCAAGTAAACCAAGACCTAATAACGTAATAAAAGTATTAGAAAGTACACGTGATTTTTCTAACGAATCGCTTGTTTTGTTATAAAAATAAGTAAACGTCGTTTGCATTTCGAAGGGGACTAACGAACCTACCATAATGGATATAAGTAAAATCTGCTGATAAATCCCCATCTCATTAACAGATAGTATTCTTGCTAAGATCATCATAATAAATAGTGCTACTAATGATTTAGCCATTCGATATCCAGATAGAAGTATTGAATCTTTGAGCATTCTCGCACTCCCTAATCAGTCTAATTAGACTGAAAGAAATTCATGAAATCTTTGAATTCGAAAGTTGATCAACCTCACCTGTTTAATCGATCTTAATAAAGAACAAGGAGGGGTGTTTATTGAACTAACTAAAATCGTTGCATCTATACTTGATTTAAGGATGAATCCAGAGATTCAATGTCTCCCCATTCTTCAAGTATACTAATAGACTCATTCATATTTAGATGAACACCTTTTTGAACTTCAATCATTTCTATATCTGTATAGGCTTTAAGGGCATGTGGCATTTCAGCAGAGATTTGCACAACATCGCCAGAACGGACAAACTGAACTTTACCTCCCATAATTAAACACCCATGCCCCTTTAGAACTGTCCAAACATCACTTCTTCTCGGATGCATGTGATAACTAAGGTGCTTCCCCGCTTTCAAAAATACCTTTCTAGTTAATACTTCTTCCTCCTTGTCAGCGTATGAACGATCTAACTCTTTCCACCACCCCCATAGACGCTCTTCATATCTTGGCTTCTCCATTACATCATTCAACAAACTTTTTATTCCTGGACTAGAC
This genomic interval carries:
- a CDS encoding oligosaccharide flippase family protein translates to MLKDSILLSGYRMAKSLVALFIMMILARILSVNEMGIYQQILLISIMVGSLVPFEMQTTFTYFYNKTSDSLEKSRVLSNTFITLLGLGLLAFLALILIFHNGFFFNDSYLKKYSIWLGLWCFATILGSYLENLYVSSNRVKVFSIFTLTYYLFYLITVVLVAYLSHNLYWIVITIGIMEFLRVILLHLMYLFLENVIFSINLGMIKQQFKYTLSVGSVTALDVIMQSTDKVIISLFFAVETFAVFSIAAKEVPFMAIITVSVITAMLPKLGGLYNIERDREGALRLWSTTSRALAVIIFPLFWILLFYNKQFIELIYSDVYVGASIIFVVYLLKFPLRFTVFYTLLQISGNQKLLLQNTVITVILNVALSFLFLYLFGYLGVAVATVVAAYIGVFLQQRDVSRIFAIKQRDLLPYAQIVITFINSGAIALGVYLLSMAVPLNQFVAFVLGGILIMFLSLVLSAIRKEIDLSQFQSKLNRFNLNFRKGEKV